A region of Streptomyces cinnamoneus DNA encodes the following proteins:
- the leuA gene encoding 2-isopropylmalate synthase, with translation MPEISPSVGRPTPVTAATVRQRPSGMPVHRYRPYEAVAIPDRTWPDNRITTAPRWLSTDLRDGNQALIDPMSPARKREMFDLLVRMGYKEIEVGFPSSGATDFEFVRSIIEEGAIPEDVTISVLTQAREELIERTVESLRGAHRATVHLYNATAPVFRRVVFRGSREQVKQIAVDGTRLVVEYADKILGDGTVFGYQYSPEIFTDTELDFALEVCEGVMDVWQPEAGREIILNLPATVERSTPSTHADRFEWMSRHLSRREHICLSVHPHNDRGTAVAAAELAIMAGADRIEGCLFGQGERTGNVDLVTLGMNLFSQGVDPQIDFSQIDEVRRTAEYCNQMEVHPRHPYAGDLVYTAFSGSHQDAIKKGFEVMAADAAAAGRSVDDIEWAVPYLPIDPKDVGRSYEAVIRVNSQSGKGGIAYVLKNDHKLDLPRRMQIEFSKIIQTKTDAEGGEVTPQEIWSVFQDEYLPTPDNAWGRIALRGTHTSTTSEGRDALTVEAVVDGRETVLTGTGNGPISAFFDALTATGVDARLLDYTEHTMSEGASAQAASYIECVIDGTVLWGIGIDANTTRASIKAVVSAVNRAHRG, from the coding sequence ATGCCCGAGATTTCGCCCTCCGTCGGCCGTCCCACCCCTGTCACCGCGGCCACCGTGCGCCAGCGCCCCTCCGGGATGCCGGTGCACCGCTACCGCCCGTACGAGGCCGTGGCCATCCCCGACCGCACCTGGCCGGACAACCGGATCACCACCGCTCCCCGCTGGCTCTCCACCGACCTGCGGGACGGCAACCAGGCCCTGATCGACCCCATGTCGCCCGCCCGCAAGCGCGAGATGTTCGACCTGCTGGTGCGCATGGGCTACAAGGAGATCGAGGTCGGCTTCCCCTCCTCCGGGGCGACGGACTTCGAGTTCGTCCGTTCGATCATCGAAGAGGGCGCCATCCCCGAGGACGTGACGATCTCCGTCCTGACCCAGGCCCGCGAAGAGCTGATCGAGCGCACGGTGGAGTCGCTGCGCGGCGCGCACCGCGCCACCGTCCACCTCTACAACGCCACCGCCCCCGTCTTCCGGCGGGTGGTCTTCCGCGGCTCGCGCGAGCAGGTCAAGCAGATCGCGGTCGACGGCACCCGGCTGGTCGTGGAGTACGCCGACAAGATCCTCGGCGACGGCACGGTCTTCGGCTACCAGTACAGCCCGGAGATCTTCACCGACACCGAGCTGGACTTCGCCCTGGAGGTCTGCGAGGGCGTCATGGACGTCTGGCAGCCCGAGGCGGGGCGCGAGATCATCCTGAACCTGCCGGCGACCGTCGAGCGGTCCACGCCCTCCACCCACGCCGACCGCTTCGAGTGGATGTCGCGGCACCTGTCCCGGCGCGAGCACATCTGCCTGTCCGTGCACCCGCACAACGACCGGGGCACCGCCGTCGCCGCCGCCGAGCTGGCGATCATGGCCGGGGCCGACCGCATCGAGGGCTGCCTGTTCGGCCAGGGCGAGCGCACGGGCAACGTCGACCTGGTCACCCTGGGCATGAACCTCTTCTCCCAGGGCGTCGACCCGCAGATCGACTTCTCGCAGATCGACGAGGTCCGCCGCACCGCCGAGTACTGCAACCAGATGGAGGTCCACCCGCGCCACCCCTACGCGGGCGACCTGGTCTACACCGCCTTCTCCGGCTCCCACCAGGACGCCATCAAGAAGGGCTTCGAGGTGATGGCGGCCGACGCGGCCGCCGCAGGCCGCAGCGTGGACGACATCGAGTGGGCCGTCCCGTACCTGCCCATCGACCCCAAGGACGTCGGCCGGTCGTACGAGGCCGTCATCCGCGTCAACTCGCAGTCGGGCAAGGGCGGCATCGCCTACGTCCTGAAGAACGACCACAAGCTGGACCTGCCGCGCCGGATGCAGATCGAGTTCTCGAAGATCATCCAGACCAAGACCGACGCGGAGGGCGGCGAGGTGACCCCGCAGGAGATCTGGTCCGTCTTCCAGGACGAGTACCTGCCCACGCCGGACAACGCCTGGGGCCGCATCGCCCTGCGCGGCACCCACACCTCCACCACGAGCGAGGGCCGCGACGCGCTGACCGTCGAGGCCGTCGTGGACGGCCGGGAGACGGTGCTGACCGGTACGGGCAACGGCCCCATCTCCGCGTTCTTCGACGCGCTCACCGCGACCGGGGTCGACGCCCGGCTGCTGGACTACACCGAGCACACGATGAGCGAGGGCGCGAGCGCCCAGGCGGCCTCGTACATCGAGTGTGTGATCGACGGCACGGTGCTGTGGGGCATCGGCATCGACGCCAACACCACGCGCGCGTCCATCAAGGCGGTCGTCTCCGCGGTCAACCGGGCGCACCGCGGCTGA
- a CDS encoding M4 family metallopeptidase, producing the protein MNPTESKVFCGIVPPHVLDRLAQAEDPRHYEPARRTLEHDGVLRTRRRITAVRTATDASGPAPQAGTAQRTIFDAAHREVTPGRKVHAEGEPPAKDATVNRAHAGLGATFDLFAKVYGRQSIDGAGMPLNATVHYGEKYDNAFWDGEQMVFGDGDGDLFLDFTIPVDVIGHELTHGVTQHTANLDYYGQSGALNESVSDVFGSLIKQYALGQSAAQADWLIGQGLLGPGVDRGTALRSMKAPGTAYDDDVLGKDPQPATMEDYVRTSRDNGGVHINSGIPNHAFYLLASDLGGNAWERAGKVWYATLTGGELASGAQFKDFARLTVASARSLFGEGDVTRAVLKAWSQVGVPTDG; encoded by the coding sequence ATGAACCCCACCGAGAGCAAGGTCTTCTGCGGCATCGTGCCGCCGCACGTGCTCGACCGGCTGGCCCAGGCCGAGGACCCCCGGCACTACGAGCCGGCACGCCGCACCCTCGAACACGACGGCGTCCTGCGCACCCGCCGCCGCATCACCGCCGTGCGCACCGCGACGGACGCCTCCGGCCCCGCCCCCCAGGCCGGCACCGCCCAGCGCACGATCTTCGACGCGGCCCACCGCGAGGTCACGCCCGGCAGGAAGGTGCACGCCGAGGGCGAGCCGCCGGCCAAGGACGCCACCGTCAACCGGGCCCACGCCGGGCTCGGCGCCACCTTCGACCTCTTCGCGAAGGTCTACGGCCGGCAGTCCATCGACGGCGCCGGAATGCCATTGAACGCCACCGTCCACTACGGCGAGAAGTACGACAACGCCTTCTGGGACGGCGAGCAGATGGTCTTCGGGGACGGCGACGGCGACCTCTTCCTCGACTTCACCATCCCCGTGGACGTCATCGGCCACGAGCTGACGCACGGAGTGACCCAGCACACGGCCAACCTGGACTACTACGGCCAGTCCGGAGCGCTCAACGAGTCGGTCTCCGACGTGTTCGGCTCGCTGATCAAGCAGTACGCGCTCGGGCAGTCCGCCGCCCAGGCCGACTGGCTGATCGGCCAGGGGCTGCTGGGCCCGGGCGTCGACCGGGGCACCGCCCTGCGCTCCATGAAGGCCCCGGGCACCGCCTACGACGACGACGTCCTCGGCAAGGACCCGCAGCCCGCCACCATGGAGGACTACGTCCGCACCAGCCGCGACAACGGCGGGGTGCACATCAACTCCGGCATCCCCAACCACGCCTTCTACCTGCTGGCCAGCGACCTCGGCGGCAACGCCTGGGAGCGTGCCGGCAAGGTCTGGTACGCCACGCTGACCGGCGGCGAGCTGGCCTCCGGAGCGCAGTTCAAGGACTTCGCGCGGCTGACCGTGGCCTCGGCCCGCTCGCTGTTCGGCGAGGGAGACGTGACGCGGGCGGTGCTCAAGGCGTGGAGCCAGGTGGGGGTGCCCACGGACGGCTGA
- a CDS encoding protealysin inhibitor emfourin yields MRIVITRTGGFAGIERRAELDTCGRSDATHLEALAHRALAPGREAPTRGVPDGFHYEINVDGRSVHLADPHLTEEQRELIRTVLKEGA; encoded by the coding sequence ATGCGTATCGTCATCACCCGAACCGGCGGTTTTGCAGGCATCGAGCGCCGGGCCGAGCTGGACACCTGCGGCCGGTCCGACGCCACGCACCTGGAGGCCCTGGCCCACCGCGCCCTCGCGCCGGGCCGGGAGGCACCGACGAGGGGCGTACCGGACGGCTTCCACTACGAGATCAACGTGGACGGCCGTTCGGTCCACCTCGCCGACCCGCACCTCACCGAGGAACAGCGCGAACTGATCCGCACGGTGCTGAAGGAGGGAGCCTGA
- the era gene encoding GTPase Era, with the protein MDNASAPSQAPHRAGFACFVGRPNAGKSTLTNALVGTKVAITSNRPQTTRHTVRGIVHRPEAQLVLVDTPGLHKPRTLLGERLNDVVRTTWAEVDVIGFCLPADQKLGPGDKFIAKELAGIKKTPKIAIVTKTDLVDSKQLAEQLIAIQQLGEELGIQWAQIVPVSAVGDKQVSLLADLIAPLLPESPPLYPEGDLTDEPEQVMVAELIREAALEGVRDELPHSIAVVVEEMLPREDRPKDKPLLDIHANVYIERPSQKGIIIGPKGARLKEVGMKSRKHIEALLGTPVYLDLHVKVAKDWQRDPKQLRKLGF; encoded by the coding sequence ATGGACAACGCCTCCGCTCCCTCCCAGGCCCCCCACCGCGCGGGCTTCGCGTGCTTCGTCGGCCGGCCCAACGCGGGCAAGTCGACCCTGACCAACGCACTGGTGGGGACGAAGGTCGCGATCACCTCGAACCGCCCGCAGACCACCCGGCACACCGTGCGCGGCATCGTGCACCGCCCGGAGGCCCAGCTCGTCCTGGTCGACACCCCCGGCCTGCACAAGCCGCGCACCCTGCTGGGCGAGCGGCTCAACGACGTGGTGCGGACCACCTGGGCCGAGGTCGACGTGATCGGCTTCTGCCTGCCGGCCGACCAGAAGCTCGGCCCCGGCGACAAATTCATCGCCAAGGAGCTCGCGGGGATCAAGAAGACCCCGAAGATCGCGATCGTCACCAAGACGGACCTGGTCGACTCCAAGCAGCTCGCCGAGCAGCTGATCGCCATCCAGCAACTGGGCGAGGAGCTGGGCATCCAGTGGGCGCAGATCGTCCCGGTCTCGGCCGTCGGCGACAAGCAGGTCTCCCTGCTGGCCGACCTGATCGCCCCGCTGCTGCCGGAGAGCCCGCCGCTCTACCCCGAGGGCGACCTCACCGACGAGCCCGAGCAGGTCATGGTCGCCGAGCTGATCCGCGAGGCCGCCCTGGAGGGCGTCCGGGACGAGCTGCCGCACTCCATCGCCGTCGTGGTCGAGGAGATGCTGCCGCGCGAGGACCGGCCCAAGGACAAGCCGCTGCTGGACATCCACGCCAACGTCTACATCGAGCGGCCCAGCCAGAAGGGCATCATCATCGGCCCCAAGGGCGCTCGTCTGAAGGAGGTCGGCATGAAGTCCCGCAAGCACATCGAGGCCCTGCTGGGCACGCCGGTCTACCTGGACCTGCACGTCAAGGTCGCCAAGGACTGGCAGCGGGACCCGAAGCAGCTGCGGAAGCTGGGGTTCTGA
- a CDS encoding cytidine deaminase produces the protein MTETLDPEDRKLITLARATRARNAVAEGAAVRDETGRTYVAGTVALDSLRLSALRTAVAMAVASGARSLEAAVVVSEAAAASDEDRAAVRDLGGADTPVLLAGPDGTVRTVTAAG, from the coding sequence ATGACGGAGACGCTGGATCCCGAAGACCGCAAGCTCATCACCCTCGCCCGCGCCACCCGCGCCCGCAACGCCGTCGCCGAGGGCGCGGCCGTCCGCGACGAGACGGGACGCACGTACGTCGCCGGCACCGTCGCCCTGGACTCGCTGCGGCTGAGCGCGCTCCGGACGGCCGTGGCCATGGCCGTGGCCAGCGGTGCGAGGTCCCTGGAGGCCGCGGTGGTCGTCTCGGAGGCGGCGGCCGCTTCGGACGAGGACCGCGCGGCCGTCCGCGACCTGGGCGGGGCGGACACCCCGGTGCTGCTGGCGGGCCCCGACGGCACCGTGCGCACCGTGACCGCCGCGGGCTGA
- a CDS encoding helix-turn-helix transcriptional regulator: MTTATHAAAARPRRRTELREFLMSRRARVSPAEAGLPDGGARRRTPGLRREEVAVLAGVGASWYQWLEQGRDITVSPQVLDAVAGVLRLSGPERRHLYVLAGLNPPLPESEYETGYVCDSLKRLIDGWAPFPAHIMDPYWNLVAYNEPAGLVMGFRPKARQNCLVDFFTDPVYRSRAANWEQNAPRVVAQYRAACSEHRGGDEGFEEIVEELAAVSPEFVRLWARRDVQPAGMLVKEFQHPLVGTLHMESTSLSVPARPDLRLCLHNPVQGTGTAEKLQWLDSPEGRRGGMSSVAG, from the coding sequence TTGACCACCGCGACACACGCGGCCGCCGCGAGGCCGCGCCGCCGTACGGAGCTGCGCGAGTTCCTGATGAGCAGGCGCGCCCGGGTGAGTCCGGCCGAGGCCGGGCTGCCGGACGGCGGGGCCCGCCGCCGCACGCCGGGGCTGCGCCGGGAGGAGGTCGCCGTCCTCGCCGGAGTGGGCGCCTCCTGGTACCAGTGGCTGGAGCAGGGCCGGGACATCACCGTCTCCCCGCAGGTGCTCGACGCCGTGGCGGGCGTGCTGAGGCTGAGCGGCCCCGAGCGGCGGCACCTGTACGTCCTGGCCGGGCTGAACCCGCCGCTGCCCGAGTCCGAGTACGAGACGGGCTACGTGTGCGACAGCCTCAAGCGGCTGATCGACGGCTGGGCGCCGTTCCCGGCGCACATCATGGACCCGTACTGGAACCTGGTCGCCTACAACGAGCCGGCCGGCCTCGTCATGGGCTTCCGGCCGAAGGCCCGGCAGAACTGCCTGGTCGACTTCTTCACCGACCCGGTCTACCGCTCCCGGGCCGCCAACTGGGAGCAGAACGCGCCCCGCGTCGTCGCCCAGTACCGGGCCGCGTGCTCGGAGCACCGGGGCGGCGACGAGGGGTTCGAGGAGATCGTCGAGGAACTGGCCGCCGTCAGCCCCGAATTCGTCCGGCTGTGGGCCCGCCGTGACGTGCAGCCCGCGGGCATGCTGGTCAAGGAGTTCCAGCACCCCCTGGTCGGCACGCTCCACATGGAGAGCACCTCTCTGTCCGTGCCCGCCCGCCCGGACCTGCGGCTCTGCCTCCACAACCCCGTCCAGGGCACGGGCACGGCGGAGAAGCTCCAGTGGCTCGACTCGCCGGAGGGGCGGCGCGGGGGCATGTCCTCGGTGGCCGGCTGA
- a CDS encoding MFS transporter, which yields MAIETPPLTSAPPASPGMATRDKLVLLLLCAAQFIVALDFSILNVALPVLGDDLGMGQADLQWAVTAFALPSGGFLLFFGRTADLYGRRKLFLAGLALFTAASVLATLAWDPASFLAGRALQGLGAAVIVPTGMSLLTTTFAEGPQRERALGISGTLMSLGFTIGMVLGGVLTDALGWRSTMGLLAVAGVGVLLAAPGLLTESRLATRPRLDVPGAVTVTGGLLAVIYALSTAAQHGFGGVDVLVTLIAGVLLLVAFVVVEARAAEPLVSLPMLRRRTVAWGNLAGLVTFAMMSTVIFLLTLYLQEVLELSAFRTGLVFGVQGLLAAASGMVAPRVIARFGARTTLVAGLLVQAGFTASLLGLGVSSGAWLALAGVSLGCVGHLWAIVAYGVTATSGLPDAEQGLATGLVTSSQQIGITIGIPLLSAVSSARVAALGDGGEGFASATLGGIKLALGLDAAVVAAVAVLVAAGLRRVAGR from the coding sequence ATGGCGATCGAAACCCCTCCCCTGACCTCCGCTCCCCCCGCCTCACCCGGCATGGCGACCCGCGACAAGCTCGTCCTGCTGCTCCTGTGCGCCGCCCAGTTCATCGTCGCGCTCGACTTCTCCATCCTGAACGTGGCGCTGCCCGTCCTGGGCGACGACCTCGGCATGGGCCAGGCCGACCTCCAGTGGGCGGTCACCGCGTTCGCCCTGCCGTCCGGCGGCTTCCTGCTGTTCTTCGGCCGCACAGCCGACCTGTACGGGCGCCGCAAGCTGTTCCTCGCCGGGCTGGCGCTCTTCACCGCGGCCTCCGTGCTGGCCACCCTCGCCTGGGACCCGGCGTCGTTCCTCGCGGGACGGGCGCTGCAGGGCCTGGGGGCGGCCGTCATCGTGCCGACCGGCATGTCCCTGCTGACCACCACCTTCGCCGAGGGCCCGCAGCGGGAGCGGGCACTGGGCATCAGCGGCACGCTGATGTCCCTGGGCTTCACCATCGGCATGGTGCTGGGCGGCGTGCTGACCGACGCGCTGGGCTGGCGCTCCACGATGGGCCTGCTCGCCGTGGCGGGTGTGGGCGTGCTGCTGGCGGCGCCCGGCCTGCTGACCGAGTCCCGGCTCGCCACGCGGCCCCGGCTGGACGTGCCGGGCGCGGTGACGGTGACGGGCGGTCTGCTGGCGGTCATCTACGCGCTGTCGACCGCGGCCCAGCACGGCTTCGGCGGCGTGGACGTCCTGGTGACGCTGATCGCGGGCGTTCTGCTGCTCGTGGCCTTCGTCGTGGTCGAGGCCCGGGCCGCGGAACCGCTGGTCTCGCTGCCGATGCTGCGGCGGCGGACCGTGGCCTGGGGGAACCTGGCCGGGCTCGTCACGTTCGCGATGATGAGCACGGTGATCTTCCTGCTGACCCTGTACCTCCAGGAGGTCCTGGAGCTGTCGGCGTTCCGCACCGGCCTGGTCTTCGGTGTGCAGGGCCTGCTGGCGGCGGCGTCCGGGATGGTCGCACCCAGGGTCATAGCCCGCTTCGGGGCGCGCACCACGCTGGTGGCGGGGCTGCTGGTGCAGGCCGGGTTCACGGCGTCGCTGCTGGGCCTGGGCGTCTCCTCCGGCGCCTGGCTGGCCCTGGCGGGGGTGTCGCTGGGCTGCGTCGGCCACCTCTGGGCCATCGTGGCGTACGGCGTGACGGCGACGTCGGGCCTGCCGGACGCCGAGCAGGGCCTGGCCACGGGCCTGGTGACCAGCTCCCAGCAGATCGGCATCACGATCGGCATCCCCCTGCTGAGCGCCGTGTCCTCGGCGCGGGTCGCCGCCCTGGGCGACGGCGGCGAGGGGTTCGCTTCGGCGACGCTCGGCGGCATCAAGCTGGCCCTGGGCCTGGACGCCGCCGTGGTGGCGGCGGTGGCGGTGCTCGTGGCGGCCGGGCTGCGGAGGGTGGCGGGACGCTGA
- a CDS encoding DoxX family protein: MPVLRRLARPLLASAFVTSGVQTLQHPEAVAPMAERVALAIADHVPGLPHDAVALVRVNGAVHVGAGVLLALGAFPRLAALALAGSLVPTTLAGHAYWQEDDPAKRMQQRIHFFKNLSMLGGLLIAAADTAGRPSLGYRAKQAVPAR; this comes from the coding sequence GTGCCGGTACTCAGAAGACTCGCCCGTCCCCTGCTGGCCTCGGCGTTCGTGACGAGCGGCGTGCAGACGCTCCAGCACCCGGAGGCGGTGGCGCCGATGGCCGAGCGCGTCGCCCTCGCCATCGCCGACCACGTCCCCGGGCTGCCGCACGACGCCGTCGCGCTGGTGCGCGTGAACGGCGCCGTCCACGTGGGGGCCGGCGTGCTGCTGGCCCTCGGGGCCTTCCCCCGGCTGGCGGCGCTGGCCCTGGCGGGCAGCCTCGTGCCGACGACGCTGGCCGGGCACGCCTACTGGCAGGAGGACGACCCGGCGAAGCGGATGCAGCAGCGCATCCACTTCTTCAAGAACCTCTCGATGCTGGGCGGTCTCCTGATCGCCGCCGCGGACACGGCGGGACGCCCGTCGCTGGGCTACCGCGCCAAGCAGGCGGTGCCGGCCCGCTGA
- a CDS encoding hemolysin family protein: MTGQLITAAVLLLVVAWLAACAEAGLARTTRFRAEEAVRSGRRGGARLMAVAADPTRYLNLALLVRVACEMAAGVFVTYVCLEEFDATWQALTVAVAVMVLVSYVAVGVSPRTIGRQHPLGTATAAAYVLLPLARVLGPVPRLLILIGNALTPGKGFRMGPFASEAELRAMVDLAEKESLIEDDERRMVHSVFELGDTLVREVMVPRTDLVVIERGKTIRQALTLALRSGFSRIPVTGENEDDIVGVVYLKDLARKTHISRDAEAELVSTAMRPAVFVPDTKNAGDLLREMQQQRNHCAVVIDEYGGTAGIVTIEDILEEIVGEITDEYDRELPPVEELGEGRYRVTARLDLGDLGELYGLELDDEDVETVGGLLAKSLGRVPIAGAMAEVPVPLVDQGGPAPSPATLRLTAESAAGRRNRIVTVLVEPVDGPGDEA, from the coding sequence GTGACCGGCCAGCTGATCACCGCGGCGGTCCTGCTGCTCGTCGTCGCCTGGCTGGCCGCCTGCGCGGAGGCCGGCCTGGCGCGGACCACCCGGTTCCGCGCCGAGGAGGCCGTCCGGTCCGGCCGGCGCGGCGGCGCCCGGCTGATGGCCGTCGCCGCCGACCCGACCCGCTACCTCAACCTGGCGCTGCTCGTCCGCGTCGCGTGCGAGATGGCGGCGGGCGTCTTCGTCACCTACGTGTGCCTGGAGGAGTTCGACGCCACCTGGCAGGCGCTGACCGTCGCCGTCGCCGTGATGGTCCTCGTCTCGTACGTGGCCGTCGGCGTCTCGCCGCGCACGATCGGCCGGCAGCACCCCCTGGGCACGGCCACCGCCGCCGCGTACGTCCTCCTGCCGCTCGCCCGGGTCCTGGGCCCGGTGCCCCGGCTGCTGATCCTCATCGGCAACGCCCTCACCCCCGGCAAGGGCTTCCGCATGGGCCCGTTCGCCTCCGAGGCGGAGCTGCGGGCCATGGTCGACCTGGCCGAGAAGGAGTCGCTCATCGAGGACGACGAGCGTCGCATGGTGCACTCCGTCTTCGAGCTGGGCGACACGCTCGTGCGCGAGGTGATGGTCCCGCGCACGGACCTGGTCGTCATCGAGCGGGGCAAGACCATCCGGCAGGCCCTCACGCTGGCGCTGCGCTCGGGCTTCTCCCGCATCCCCGTCACCGGCGAGAACGAGGACGACATCGTCGGCGTCGTCTACCTCAAGGACCTCGCCCGCAAGACCCACATCAGCCGGGACGCGGAGGCCGAGCTGGTCTCCACGGCCATGCGGCCCGCGGTGTTCGTGCCCGACACCAAGAACGCCGGCGACCTGCTGCGCGAGATGCAGCAGCAGCGCAACCACTGCGCGGTCGTCATCGACGAGTACGGCGGCACGGCCGGCATCGTCACCATCGAGGACATCCTCGAGGAGATCGTCGGCGAGATCACCGACGAGTACGACCGGGAGCTGCCGCCCGTCGAGGAGCTGGGCGAGGGCCGCTACCGCGTCACGGCCCGGCTCGACCTGGGCGACCTCGGCGAGCTGTACGGCCTGGAGCTGGACGACGAGGACGTGGAGACCGTCGGCGGCCTCCTCGCCAAGTCCCTGGGCCGGGTGCCCATCGCCGGCGCGATGGCGGAGGTCCCGGTCCCGCTGGTGGACCAGGGCGGTCCGGCCCCGTCGCCGGCGACGCTGCGGCTGACGGCCGAGTCCGCGGCGGGACGCCGCAACCGCATCGTCACGGTGCTGGTGGAGCCCGTCGACGGGCCGGGGGACGAGGCGTAG
- the ybeY gene encoding rRNA maturation RNase YbeY translates to MAIDVNNESGTEVDEQAILDVARYALARMRIHPLSELSVIVVDAEAMEQLHIQWMDLPGPTDVMSFPMDELRPPAKDDDEPPQGLLGDIVLCPEVARKQGEEAPTGHSMDEELQLLTVHGVLHLLGYDHEEPDEKAEMFGLQAAIVDGWRAEHGIEGPSPAPTFT, encoded by the coding sequence ATGGCTATCGACGTCAACAACGAATCCGGCACGGAGGTCGACGAGCAGGCGATCCTCGACGTCGCCCGCTACGCCCTCGCGCGGATGCGCATCCACCCGCTCTCCGAACTCTCGGTCATCGTCGTCGACGCCGAAGCCATGGAGCAGCTCCACATCCAGTGGATGGACCTCCCCGGGCCCACCGACGTGATGTCCTTCCCGATGGACGAGCTGCGTCCGCCGGCCAAGGACGACGACGAGCCGCCGCAGGGCCTCCTCGGCGACATCGTGCTGTGTCCCGAGGTCGCCAGGAAGCAGGGCGAGGAGGCGCCGACCGGGCACTCGATGGACGAGGAGCTCCAGCTGCTCACCGTCCACGGCGTCCTGCACCTCCTCGGCTACGACCACGAGGAGCCCGACGAGAAGGCCGAGATGTTCGGTCTCCAGGCCGCGATCGTCGACGGCTGGCGCGCGGAGCACGGCATCGAGGGCCCCTCCCCGGCGCCCACGTTCACGTGA